In a single window of the Metopolophium dirhodum isolate CAU chromosome 2, ASM1992520v1, whole genome shotgun sequence genome:
- the LOC132938697 gene encoding uncharacterized protein LOC132938697 — translation MINSDSEDDEVKKSNEKKLTISTDLGWSPLKRSVVESSYAHITSTPVNQTTNQFISDIKSLNSKSKYYHNDNGNSVPLKDDVIVQTNHSINTPFTTKTTVSPQNTVDNYNSCLNSNIIAKGDSPHLSFAKRSLFSDLDKSQNPGIIDSPIKISKRTLSENNCSMVYNLMNSPSTSNEQTVQKVDNCVIIKTTESKSLNSKQQKSLHKDDQYAKLLNLMVTIKYELRSMQEKLDIMIQRDEETNLTKTKDLSIYDTGDIDNKLPIKTQEQLEEIENDLSKNKHYRCQMIKRLSSVGGKSIKIMAKRIMAILFILEILCEFSYSGRGNKKLPFEKLLLNKIIFDSVLTIKKFANADNAANEIDQVIKYVLIQTSFKIKDKAGK, via the exons ATGATAAACTCTGATTctgaag ATGATGAAGTTAAAAAGTCAAATGAGAAAAAACTCACAATTTCTACAGATCTTGGATGGTCTCCATTAAAACGCTCCGTTGTTGAATCTTCATATG caCATATTACATCAACTCCAGTTAATCAAACAACCAACCAATTTATCTCAGATATTAAAAGTTTGAATTCAAAATCTAAATACTACCATAATGATAATGGTAATAGTGTTCCTTTGAAAGATGATGTTATTGTCCAGACTAATCAttcta tcaaTACTCCTTTCACTACTAAAACAACTGTATCTCCTCAAAATACTGtcgataattataatagttgtttaaACAGTAATATCATTGCTAAAGGAGATAGCCCACATTTATCATTTG ctaAAAGAAGTTTATTTTCCGACTTGGATAAATCTCAAAACCCTGGTATAATTGATAGTCCAATAAAGATTTCTAAAAGAACATTATCTG aaaacaattgtTCAATGGTATACAATCTCATGAATAGCCCATCTACATCTAATGAACAAACTGTTCAAAAAG TTGACAATTGTGTAATCATCAAAACTACTGAAAGTAAATCATTAAACtcaaaacaacaaaaaagtctccataaag atgATCAGTAtgcaaaattgttaaatttgatgGTAACAATAAAATACGAATTAAGATCAATGCAGGAAAAATTGGACATCATGATTCAGCGAGATGAGGAAACCAACTTGACAAAAACTAAGGATTTGAGTATATATGACACTGgtgatatagataataaattaccaATCAAAACTCAGGAACAGTTGGAAGAAATAGAAAATGATttgtctaaaaataaacattatcgGTGTCAGATG ATTAAACGTTTATCATCTGTGGGAGGaaagtcaataaaaattatggCAAAAAGAATAAtggctatattatttatactagaaatattatgtgaattttcataTAGTGGTCGTGGTAACAAAAAACTACCATTTGAGAAATTgcttctaaataaaattatttttg attctgtccTTACAATCAAAAAATTTGCCAATGCTGATAACGCAGCTAATGAAATTGATCAGGTTATTAAGTACGTTCTTATTCAaacttcatttaaaattaaagataaggcaggaaaataa